The Capsicum annuum cultivar UCD-10X-F1 chromosome 3, UCD10Xv1.1, whole genome shotgun sequence genomic sequence TTAATCCACCCCGGTGCATAGTTTTGAGCTGAAGATGTATTTTGTAAATGGTGAAATAATGCTTCTACCTGATTCTCCAAAGGCAAGGTCGCTTTGGCCGGCCTGCTGGGTTCATTTGcaactccctccgtttaaaaagaaatgatctaatttaaattaatacggaatttatgaaaataaaaaatatttttggatctTGTAATCCTAaataaagttatgtcaaatgtaccaaaatattctttaatcttgtgatcttaaacatgttaatagaaaattgaaattaaaatattatctaaaaagaaaattgatcatttttttttaactaattgcAAATGAAGTGCTCCCTCCGTCTAAATTTGACAAGTATTGTTGGTTGGACAAGGGAGTTATTATTAGATTTTAGAATTGACACAAGATGACTAAAATTGACTATAGTTTTTGGATAATAATCAATCAGTAAGCGTTTTGGCTAACACACATTTTTTTATAGGAGATAATTAGTATCATCATTTTAATGCAAAAAATGATTCTCGTAATTAATTGATATTCACAATGAAACAAGAttaaataatttcaattttattatccTTATGCACCAACCAGATAAAGATAATGTCTACCTGTCTACCTCCTTGCCACAGCGTCAGTGGATAGGCTTGCTATGCATATTTGATGTTCACGCTGGCGAGCTCCACCATCGCGCCACCGGTTTTGTGCTGCAGCCACCCACAGCATACTCATcttctaagttgctcggactctccaaaaatgttgtcgcacccgtgtcggatcctccaaaagtgCACTGCTTTTCAAGGATCCGACACGCAAATAGCTCATCAGCAGCCCCTATTTCAGAACGTCAAATTTAGTCCAACAACCAACAAATCCGTTCCAAAACCAGCAGGCTCGCTTGGTACTCCGAACAAACCAATTTTGAAGAACCTGTCCGAAGAGATTACCCAACTGTGCGAATCCAAATGCTTATCGGAAGTTTTCAGTATATTTCAAGAATACCTTAACAATGACTTTTATCACTCGTCTGAAAAATCGGAGGCCTTAGGCCTACTCTTGATTGCCTGTGGTAAACAAAAGGACGTAGAAACGGGTCGTAAAGTTCATGAAATGGTTAATTCATTGAACCGATTAAAAGATGATGTTGTACTCCATACGCGGCTCATCACAATGTACTCCGTGTGTGGGTATCCTTCTGATGCTCACTCCGCTTTCGATGATTTAGGAAGCAAAAAACTGTATCAATGGAATGTTCTTATGAGTGGGTACACAAAGAACGAGCTTTGGTTTgatgttatttgtttgtttactGAGTTGATGACTTCAACCAATGATATGCCAGATAATTTTACGATTCCATGTGTTGTTAAAGCTTGTGGAGGGGTTCTTGATGTGGGTCTAGGGGAATCTGTTCATGGGATGGCATTAAAGATTGGTTTGGTTGACGATGTCTTTGTAAGTAATGCGTTAATTTCCATGTATGGGAAGTTTGGTCTTGTTGAGGAAGCTACGACAGTCTTTGAGTATATGCCTGAGAGGAATTTGGTTTCGTGGAACTCGATGATTTCTGGGTTCTCCGCGAATGGATATGTTGaagaaagttttgatcttttcagGAGTATATTTACAGGGGATGAAGTTCTTGTTCCAGACGCAACTACAGTGGTTATTATGCTGCCAATATGTGCAGAAGAAGAGGAAATTGAATTCGGGAAGAGTATTCATGGTTTAGCTGTAAAGGTAGGACTGGTTAAGGAGTTAACAGTGACTAATTCTTTAGTGGATATGTATTGCAAAGTTGGGTACTTTGCTGATGCACAACTTctgtttgagaaaaatgagaggaaaaatgtGGTTTCTTGGAACTCGATTATCGGGGGTTATTCAGGAGACGGAGATGCTGGAGGAACATTTCATCTTATGAGAAGAATGCAAAGTACCCGTGAGTATGTGAAGGCGAATGAGGTAACTCTATTGAATGTTTTGCCTGTTTGCCTAGAGGAGTCAGAGCAGTTGATAGTGAAAGAACTTCATTGCCACTCGCTTAGAAATGGTCTTGAATACCATGAGTTGTTGAGGAATGCTTTTATAGCTGCCTATGCGAAGTGTGGATTGCTCAAATATGCTGAGCTTGTATTCTATGGATTGGCGAATAAGACAGTAAGCTCTTGGAATGCACTGATAAGTGGCTGTGCTCAGCATGAGGATTCATCCAAGGCTTTGACTCTGTCCTCTGAAATGATGGATTCTGGCTTGCTTCCTGACTGGTTCACTATTGGTAGCCTTCTGGTTGCTTGTTCCCACTTAAAACTGCTACATTGCGGTACACAAATTCACGGTTTTGTACTTCGAAATGGTCTAAAAGCAGATATGTCTACACGGGTTTCCCTAGTTTCATTTTACATGAATTGTGGAAAACCAGCACTGGCACAACGTATGTTTGACAGGACAGAAGATAAAAATGTGGTATCCTGGAATGTGATGATAGCTGGTTATTTGCAGAATGCACTACCAGATAAAGCTGTATGTCTGTTTCGTGATATGGTATCTAGTAGATTCCAACCTGATGAAATTTCTGTGACAAGTGTATTAGGGGCTTGTTCAACATTGTCTGCTGTCAGGCTGGGGAAAGAAGTTCATTGCTTTGCACTAAAAACTAACCTTATAGAGGATGGTTTTGTCCATTGCTCAATCATAGACATGTATGCAAAATCTGGATTCATAGGAATGTCCAAGTATGTTTTCAACCATATTCCGCTCAATGATATATCATCATGGACAGCTATGATTACAGGATATGCAGTTCATGGACTTGGAATGGAGGCCATCAAACTATTTCAAGAAATGCAAAAATCAGGTTTCAACCCCTCCAGCCTGACATATGTCTCTATTTTAATGGCATGTAACCATGCCGGACTCATTGAAGAAGGTCGACAGTATATTAGAGAGATGCAGATATTGCATGGTCTAAAACCTGAATCGGAGCATTATGCATGCGTTATTGACATGCTGGCTCGTGTTGGACAGTTTGATGATGCCTTAAATCTCATGGCTGAGATGCCTATGCATCCAGATAGTCAAATTTGGTGTTCACTGCTCAATTCATGTATAGTTCATGCACAGTTAAATCTTGGGAAGAAATGTGCTAAGAAGTTACTAGAATTAGAGCCAAAAAAAGCAGAAATTTATGTTTTAGTATCCAATTTTTTTGCCAGATTTGAGGACTGGGATTCTGTCGGACAATTGAGgcaaaagatgaaggaattaGGCTTGCAAAAAGAAATTGGTTGCAGTCGGATTGAAATAGGAGGAAAAAACTATAACTTTGCTGTTGGCAATATGCTTTCCAAGCCATAAGAGCTCTAGTGAAGATTGATGTGACGAAACGGAAACAAGTAAATGGGTTAGTACCTGAGATGATTGGTGCTTCAGCATTTGAACGgagaggataaaaataaaattgagttagCTGCACAAAACGGCTTAGAATCTCTTTCGACTTGACCCATGTTCTTCTTGTTGATGACTCAAAATATTTCCTCAAGGAGAACAGGTCACAAATTACCTCAATGTGCTTTAAGTTAGTGCCCACAATGAATGTTAGGGAGATTATCACAAGGATTGGAATAACAGGCGGCAGTCACATATTTGAAGATGGTTTCTATGGATATACGATGAGTCGATTTGACCTGCTTTGTTACCCACCCTAATTTTTCGGATGAACATATCAGGTGAAATCATATTACTTGTACTCTAGTTAGGCTTGTGATGATATTCCAAGAGCCAAGAATTCCATGGTAGTCATATTCACTGTTCGCTCACGATACTACCTGGTTATTGGTCACCTAGGAGTATTTAGTCTTGCAAAGTGGCCCTGGCTGATTCAAACGAGATTGCACGTGCCGCTTACTACTAGGGTCAGAGTGTAAGGTACCGATGCTTTTGGCTACTAGACTCGACATTGGGGTTTTTTCGCCTGCCTCACGTGGTAATGATTTATCTGGCATTACGATCTTTACTACAACAACGTTGTCCCACAGATCAAAGTTCTATATAAATGAATCGTCATGTTATTAAGAAAAGTTGCCCATAACcttgtatatatttgttgtaCAGAGAAATCTGTCATTTATTTTAGGTGCTTGTCATTCACATGCTGGAGTCCCCTCCCTTGTTTGGTGCTTCTCAGCATTCTATTCTATGTTGTTCATATATGAAACTTTGTTTTATAAGGTGTAAAGAGAAGCTTAATAGTAGTAAATATGGAAGGATAAGGAGTTGTTGTCATTGTCAATCTCAAGAGTTGTACAATATTACAGCCAAGTATAATGAGAGTTCTTTTCAACTTATATCTTATAGACCTTTCATGAAAACTGAGGCATGAAAGTACTTTGATATCAAGTCTACAGTACTTTTACGTAATTATTTCATAAATGGCTATTTTAGATTATCGTTTAAGGTACAACCCACCCATTGCTTCCctcttatttctatttaaatataaatataagtaaaaacataattttaaaattccaaaggAGAAAGAATATACGTACAGTCACTTCATTCACTTGTCTTGCTACTCCCTCGTTCAATATTATTTATCCAATTAATTTGAAATAcatgttaataaaataataaataataagaataatgaatataatagatttatataatgtattgaataataaataatatttaatagcaatgaaaaaatgagtaaaatgaaaaaattattcattaattatctaaattaaataaatacttattgttataaatgtatttacattataattgatatctattaggatttgaaatatgtgtcttttagttttggttgatatctattaggatttgaagtatgTGTCTTCTAATCAGAAACTAGAGTAAATTTCTCCTGTAAATAAAAGGATTTCTTCGTTGTAAATCATGCTCAAGGATCCAAGAGACTTCAAGAAAAAGGATTCAAGAGACTTCATTcgctctattcttcttctttattcttagttatttcataacacattatcaacacgagactctaccaaacaagATAAGATTACAAATCTAAattaatttcaaggttagtaatttcttatattatttatcttttgctactaatgatgtaattattgttgtatttaagaaaaaaataattggtttaaAATCAGTTATGCTTTGTATTTGTTCATGAAGaataatattgttaaaagatatgacgatgaatttaagtctcatctcattaagagggtaagacattgagttaaaaatttgatgcaccgcgatgataagatgttggattCAAGTTCCATCAAGTTATTGATTAAGACGCATTTATATAtagataagatattgagtttgaatctcaatatacCAATGGTGAAggtaaaataatgggtgtttgtgAATAGTCATGAGACATTGAATATGCTTTGTTCTCAAGTGAATGTGGCAGCAGTGCATAATATGGGTGTTTGTGAAAAGTCACGAGACAagtcccattgaatatgcttcattctctgaagtgaatgtggtagcagtgcataatatgtctgaaagaagacaaatgATTTAATGTACGAATATAAGCATGaaaggacaatatgataataataatcaaaagtgataatattttcacacgcttattatgattataagatatgttagagaaaaattctctacattatatgcgCACCTCGATTTGCTCTTGAATTGGAAATATTTTAAATGAGGTTATAAGCGATCATAATTTGATAGggttaagacacgattatattccattcccggGGAAtaagaagcttattaatgcaaacgtacACTTGATTGTGATAGTATCACAattcacctccgaaagaggcaaaataactgagaagagttattttgaaatatacttGTAAAGTAGTacatctaaaatttattcatgtaatagtaaatttaaaatttactaaaggaaaaaaattatatgtcatggtaaacttgtgtTTATTACTTTAAATGAGTTCATAAGTTGATATAAACGattgtgacatttcgaagatgtGCAtaattgaagaactagaagatttttcaagaattatttatgtcgcttgttctcatgataagttggttggaccaactaatgttgggatttgatccctcaaaatctgaaaagtataaaaggtaaaaaaatataaaaggtgaataagggaccgttcacctatcatgtgattaTTAAGatacatcgatataagatgatcacttgtacgcttattgtcaacctgcaatttgacattcataaagttgcttactcaataaaatttagttaaaagcataattttcagattgtgcaatcaaaacaattcatcttgatgatgaagGTCTGGTATTGAATACCTTTAATAAATAGTTACaacattgctaatgagaacaaagtttcatgtgttggtctgaaatatgatatactgcatacaataacacttgtatgcattaaacCAATacattatgattatttctttcctctcaattggttcaaggtcgggaactAACAATTCAATCTAATAATTTCGATGTGCgttatacgattaatgaatatacaatgatgcacaaagatggattcctcaaagaagatggaggatgtatgttagttttcataacataagagggagattataagtagctatgaaatatgttgaaaattatcatcagatcctcattcaaaatataattcaagtcaaataccgaAAGCATCTCATAACATCTCATATTTGAGCTGCAAGTGCTTCTATTTTATgtctctaaaggacaaagtctatgcatgcgtgaagcgtggtagaccaatcggttccaaataaaataatccttaaaaaggataaggagcaaacaatcataataagaaggcaatgtgcttttgaagagactacgacataacacttcatgaaaccttatgagaagttcaggtacctaaaaataacgaagtgatgagatctcaaaatgttatatcacattgtgaaccgatacaaatgatatatcatcgataatatatttgatataatatagaTGCAATAATGCGAAAGACTATGTGGATCCGAATTCTgagtttatttaagcatgttgacgtagaaatatttatcaagtgacatgaaaggatgcatcttcgtaagcataacacttatttgatttgcagtgatattgtcacttgacaaaaacccatatgaaaattcctaaagaattcaaaatgcctgaagcatataaagtttctgagaaacttgtttattatccttataagggataaattgatggtctaaatattattgaaactcttggagagttttcaaaagtaataagattatttgctgaaatgagaaacatgaagtaccatatcttagtgcaattggtgcacaacactaatgtatcttgcaaatactacaaggcctgatataacctttttgattaatttgttagcaaggtatagatATAGCTTTGCTCCTACTAAGAGAAATCAAATGAGATAAAATACATGAgttaattttattctaaagattgcagtttcGATCTTCttgattatgctgatgctgggtatttatttaacccacatagTCTCGGTTTCAAATATGCAGTGTGTTCAAATATGAGGGATACTGCTATATCTTGAAAATATACAAAGTAGTTTATCTAGCCATTTCAtgatcgaatcatgctgagaatATAGCTATTCATGAATCAAGTCGAGAGTATGTATGGTTAAGATTTATGATACAtttcatttgaaaaaaatatggtttgaaatgtgacaaagtacccataattttatatagagataatgcagcatgtataacacatcttaatggaggattcataaaaggagatagaacgaagcacacttcatcaaagcttttctacatacatgagctacaaaagaatggtgatattaacgtgcaacagattcgttcaagtgacaatgtggctaatttatccaccaagtctccttcaattgcaactttcaagaagatgatacacaagatcgggatgcaaagacTCAAGGATGTTCTAATTAGGGGAGTTattacgcgttgtactcttttttccttacgaggttttgtcccactaggtttttcttataaggtttttaatgaggcagcatatatgtgtattattagagatgtgtactttttttccttcactagattttttttcagtGGGTTTTtttttagtaaggttttaacgaggcacattatctattaaTTAGAAATTTAAGgaaagtgttataaatatatttatattataataaatatcataatatataaGATCTAATATCTATCATGATTTGAAGTATCTTTGATTTAGTCAgaagtaaatttctcctataaatagattCAAGAGACTCCTTCAAGAAAAAGGATCCAAGAGACTCAATtgtttctattcttcttctttattcttagttaTGTAATAACACTTAgaggtcgtttggttgggaaattgtTATCTCAGATAACTAATtctgggattagttatcccacaaTTACCCAGGATAACTTATCTCATgcatatgggataagttatcctatcACTATGATGTAAATGAGGGATAAGTTATCTCGGTATTGATTAATCcttccaaccaaacatgagataaattgataatttattttgtcCCGGGATTGCTTATCCCTTGTACCTTACACCAAATGACCCGTTATTGAATACTAGTATTTATTTTCAGTAACACGAACAattaatattgaataaaaaagTACTCGCTCTatctaaaaaagaatgatttattttttttcagtccatttaaaaaaaaagacctctttcctttttagcaactttaaaattttaactttccacgtgacatgtttaagactataaaattgaatgatattttggtacatttgacataccACAagattgaaaaatcttttttatttttttaaatttcgtgtGAAGTCAAATTAGATTGTTCTTTTTTAAGCGGAGTGAGTACTTCATAACCGTCAATGATGGACACGTGGCATTTTTCTCGTTTCCCATATACATTCTCTGAATCCAAGAACTCGAAAACACCTCTGCTAGATCTACGTGTCAGAAAGATTCTGAAAATGAAAAACtcttccattttcttttttatgtaaaaaaattaagagtaatatatAAATGGAAGAAAGTTTCAGTATATAACTCAACTTTAGTCGTTTAGTAGTTACatttgaaaattggaaaaatGGATTCTTCAGCGGCAAATTCTGTCACAAATTCCCCCATTTCCTCCGCTCCTCAATCTCCGCCGCCTCCTCCGCAACAACATCAGGTTTCTCTTCTctatatcttattaattaatttatcattcttttttcctttttttttctcgtAACCGTGGTGTCGGGTTGGCTTGTGTGCAGTTGACTAGTTTCacgagatttttatttttttaataatcattctgttcAAATCAGCTTGCTTGCGTGCAACTTATTAATTCCAcggaatttttccttttttttcatagTGGTGGTGTCCAGCCTGCACAAAACTCCACTAATTATAGTGGATTTTTCCTCTCCTTTTATTGGCTAATTCAGGCGTATTCTTATTTATGGTTGGTCCTTTTCCTTTCTTCCTTGTATCTTCGTTTTCTGTAGGAGGTACCAACCCCAACTGTTACTGAAGATGTGAAGGAAGTGACCGACGATTCTTTCGAGTGAGCATATATCTACGCTTTCTTTTGTAACTGTTTTCTGGTTTTTccgggggagggggggggggggggggggttgaataGTCTGTTTGGCTAGAAATCTTAGTAGCTCAATTGGTTGGCTGGCTGGCTGAATTTTTGCCCTATTGGTAGGGGTTCGGTTTCCCAGCTTAATCTCCCTTCCCATTTCCCATTCCCCTACCCccggattttttttttttttttttaaaaagaagtgTTTGTTTGGCCCTTGCTTTGATTTTAAATTTACTGTATGATTGGTGATTTCATGGCCCTTGCAATTGGCAGCATTTAAGAGATTTTCTTGCTGTTAATACCTTCATATAAGAATGTCTCTGTGAGGAATAGACTTGTAAAGAATTATTTTTACCTCTTCATATGAGAATGTCTCTGTGAGGAATAGACTCGCAATGAATTACTATTACCTATAAGAATGTCTCTATGGGGAATAGACTCGTAAAGAATTATTTATCAGCttctctaccttcacaaggtaggggtaaggctgCACACACACCTTCCTCCCTAGTCACCTCGTGTGGGactacactgggtttgttgttgttgttgtaaataagaaataaaacatACCCATGGCTGATAGTTATCTGGTATTCATATGCGAGTTACTTATCACCTATTAATATTGCCCTTCTAACATAAATGATGGGAGGATACAGAGATGGGGCACAACAAGAATATTATTAATGTGGTGAAGTCTATGTTtcttctaccctccccagaccccacttttgtggactacattgggtatgttgctgCTTTAGTTGGGATTCAGATAGTAGATATGTTAATAAAGGAAATGCATCATAACGGACTTCCAATAATGATAGTTATATGGAAGGTGTTTGGAAAATTTGATTAATGAAAGCACGCATGGGTTGTTAAGGTAGGGGGGGAGGGAGACTTTCACACAGGAGCTTTGTAAGTCCTTTGGAACCCAACTGTAGTTATCTTGAAGATAGCCTAAAGTCTATCTGGCATCATGTGACAGCCAGATTTGAAAGAGTAAGATGCTTAATTGATTCTCTTGTAAGGTAATAACTGAAAAGCAATATCGGTCGGCTAATCTATTATCTACTCCCAAGTGAATATCCTGTGTGCAAAGTGAATTCGGTGTTCAAAACTACATTTTCTTGGAGAATCCTCAGAATATATGCTCAATATCTAATGAAGTGTATTAGAACTTTAGCACTTTAACAAATTAGCAACAGCTTCCCGTCACGGCATCAGTTAAGTGCATGCTTATTAGAGAATCTCTTGAATTATTCATTTTAGCTAAATTAGTAAgcacaaagaaaaaaatgaactaTGCATTATTACTTCCACAAGTCTAGATTTACTGGGCTTACTGGCTGTCAGTAGTATAGTGACAAAGAGGTAAGAATAGAGTCACATTAATCTTGTAATATAGTTTTCTACTGGAAAATTGTATTCCCATTTGAGCTTTAAATTTGCTACAAGAGGACATGAGAAAATGTAATATTGAAAGAAAAGGTCTGTTTCAGTGCTTTTATTGAGTGTTGTTAGTTGTTCGTGATGGTTAATCTTAACtctattaaaaggaaaaaaaaaagaacttacgTCTAATAGTActgatagagaaaaaaaaaaacaaaagcaaGGCTATTTATCCTGTTACAGCACTACTTTTATGTTCTGCTTAAGTCTTCCATATATATTAATGTAATCTGAACCTCCGGAGGTCCTAACTCTCTATTTGTTTTCATGATGTGATGTAGTGTAATGGATAGTGAAGATGTTGAGAAGTTCAAGAAGATTGAAACTGAGACGAGGAAATATTTGATATCCAAGTACTTTTCGGACAAGACTATTTTTGGAGGTAAATAGTATGTGAAAGCATATTATAAGGTCAATTTTACCTAGTGTTAAACCACAATGGTTGTTTCTTATCTTCTTtttgtagttgtaattttatgattttttttttattatgttgtgGAACTGCATTTACTTGAGGGATAC encodes the following:
- the LOC107862361 gene encoding pentatricopeptide repeat-containing protein At1g18485; its protein translation is MFTLASSTIAPPVLCCSHPQHTHLLSCSDSPKMLSHPCRILQKCTAFQGSDTQIAHQQPLFQNVKFSPTTNKSVPKPAGSLGTPNKPILKNLSEEITQLCESKCLSEVFSIFQEYLNNDFYHSSEKSEALGLLLIACGKQKDVETGRKVHEMVNSLNRLKDDVVLHTRLITMYSVCGYPSDAHSAFDDLGSKKLYQWNVLMSGYTKNELWFDVICLFTELMTSTNDMPDNFTIPCVVKACGGVLDVGLGESVHGMALKIGLVDDVFVSNALISMYGKFGLVEEATTVFEYMPERNLVSWNSMISGFSANGYVEESFDLFRSIFTGDEVLVPDATTVVIMLPICAEEEEIEFGKSIHGLAVKVGLVKELTVTNSLVDMYCKVGYFADAQLLFEKNERKNVVSWNSIIGGYSGDGDAGGTFHLMRRMQSTREYVKANEVTLLNVLPVCLEESEQLIVKELHCHSLRNGLEYHELLRNAFIAAYAKCGLLKYAELVFYGLANKTVSSWNALISGCAQHEDSSKALTLSSEMMDSGLLPDWFTIGSLLVACSHLKLLHCGTQIHGFVLRNGLKADMSTRVSLVSFYMNCGKPALAQRMFDRTEDKNVVSWNVMIAGYLQNALPDKAVCLFRDMVSSRFQPDEISVTSVLGACSTLSAVRLGKEVHCFALKTNLIEDGFVHCSIIDMYAKSGFIGMSKYVFNHIPLNDISSWTAMITGYAVHGLGMEAIKLFQEMQKSGFNPSSLTYVSILMACNHAGLIEEGRQYIREMQILHGLKPESEHYACVIDMLARVGQFDDALNLMAEMPMHPDSQIWCSLLNSCIVHAQLNLGKKCAKKLLELEPKKAEIYVLVSNFFARFEDWDSVGQLRQKMKELGLQKEIGCSRIEIGGKNYNFAVGNMLSKP
- the LOC107862360 gene encoding uncharacterized protein LOC107862360 (The sequence of the model RefSeq protein was modified relative to this genomic sequence to represent the inferred CDS: added 191 bases not found in genome assembly) — protein: MDSSAANSVTNSPISSAPQSPPPPPQQHQEVPTPTVTEDVKEVTDDSFDVMDSEDVEKFKKIETETRKYLISKYFSDKTIFGGNVFDVKMGINGEEVKASRFPGYQSYADPANFKDDNSSDSVSTVETPSQSANGHQPSQKSSQS